The Desulfonatronum lacustre DSM 10312 region AAAATCGTCACCCCGCCGGAAGAGGTCAATTCGGCCTTGGCCGTGGCCATTGCCCTGTATCGCAAGGACGCCGTGATCAAGGGCTTCCGCAAGGGCAAGGTGCCCTCGTCCGTCATTGAGGGCATGTTCAAAAAGAAGATCTACGAAGAGGCCACCAACGACCTGATCAACTGCCACATCAACGAGGTGATCAACGAGATGCAGGTCAAGCCGCTCTCGAGAATCGACGTGGATGCCGGCGAATTGGTCAGGGACCAGCCCTTTGAATACACCATCAGTTTTGAAGTGGCCCCGGAGTTTGAACTGCCGTCCTACGAAGGCGTCGCCGTGGAAGAGGAAAAAGCCCAGGCCAGCGAGCACGACACGCAATTGGTCGTGGACCGGATTCGGCGGAACATGGCGGAAATCGTCCCCCTGGAAGAGGATCGTCCCGCTCAGGACGGAGACGTGGTGGTCGTGGATTTTTACGCATCCCTGGACGGCAGAACCCTCGACGACTTCAAGGCCGAGAATTTTCAACTGGAGTTGGGTCAGGGACAGGCGCTGCCGGAGTTCGAAGCCCTGATCCAGGGCATCCGTCCCGGCCAAGGCACGGAATCGGATATCTCCTTTCCGGAGGACTTCCTCAACGACGCGCTGGCCGGAAAAACCGTGACCATGAACGTGAAACTCCAGGAGATCAAACAGAAGAAGCTCCCGGAAGTGGACGCGGAACTGGCCAAGAAAGCCGGCAATTTCGATTCCGTGGAGCAGCTGCGTGAGGCCATCGAGAAATCGTACGTCGAATCTCGAAAACGCGTGAACAAAGCCGCCGCGCAAAAGAAGATCCTGGACGACCTGACCTCGCAGGTGGATTTTGCCTTGCCCGAGTCCATGGTTACCGAGCACATCGATCGAATGGTCGAAGAAATGCAGCATCGTCTGGAACGGATGGGCAAGCGCATCGAGGCCCTGGGCAAGCCCATGGAGGAAATCCGGGAACAGTTCCGGTCCAAGGCGGAAGATCTCGTCAAATCCCAGCTGTTTCTTTTGGCCGTGGCCACCAAGGAGAACCTGCGCGTTTCGCCCATGGAAATCGATGCCTTCTTCCGAGACATGGCCCAGCAGACCGGGCAGGACGCTCAGGGATTGAAGCATTTTCACGAGCAGAACAACCTGATGCCGGCCGTCAGCGACCGCATCCTGGCGGACAAGGCCATCGAATTGATCTACTCCAAGGCCCGGATCACGGAGGTCGACCCCCAACGGGCCGAGGAATCCGACTCTGAAAACGCCGAATCCCAAACCGAAGCAATGTCGTGACCCCTTGCGCCATGCCGCGAGGAACGTCGGCAAGCCCGCTCCCCCCGAAACATTCCGGGGCGGCGGGCTTGCCTTTGTCGTTTTGATTGCTACCTACAGAATCGCGTAAGAACGACCGCGTCCCACCTCTTCACGGGTCCGCGACCTCTCGCCGGCCGCGGGCTTCGCTGTCGGCCACTCAACTCCAGGAGGAAACACCATGCCCATGGGCGTGCCCATCGTCATAGAAACCACGGGGCGGACGGAACGGGCCTACGACCTGTATTCGCGTCTGCTCAAGGACAGGATTTTGATCCTGGGAACGGCCATTGACGATTACGTCGCCAACTTAGTTTGTTCCCAGCTTCTTTTTCTGGAATCCGAGAACCCGGAAAAAGAAATCAACATGTACATCAATTCCCCCGGGGGCTCCGTCACCGCCGGTTTGGCCATCTACGACACCATGCAGTACATATCCTCCCCGGTGGCCACGCTTTGCCTCGGACAGGCCGCCAGCATGGGTGCGTTGCTGCTCACCGCCGGAGCCAAGGGAATGCGCTACGCCCTGCCTAACAGCCGAATCCTGATCCACCAACCCATGGGCGGTTTCCAGGGCCAGGCCACGGACATCGACATTCAGGCCAGGGAAATCATCCGCCTGAAGGAAAAACTCAGCGAAATCCTGGCCTCGCACACCGGCGCGGACCTGGCAAAGGTCCGCCACGATACGGAGCGGGACTATTTCATGAGTGCGCAGGAAGCAGTGGACTACGGGCTGATCGACAAGATTCTCTCCTCCAGATCGCAACTGAAGTCATCGTAGAGGTTTGTATGGCCAAAAAGAAATCCAATCAGCCGCATTTGGGATGCTCGTTTTGCGGTAAGAGTCAGGACCAAGTTCGTCGGCTGATCGCCGGACCGGACGTGTACATCTGCGACGAATGCGTCATCCTGTGCGAGGAAATCATCAACCAGGACGACATGGAAACGGAGCTGCAGGACGGACGACTGCTGACTCCGGAGGAACTGCACAGGAAGCTGGACGAATTCGTAATCGGACAGCAGCAGGCCAAGAAAATCCTCTCCGTGGCCGTGCACAATCACTATAAGCGGGTCTTCTACGCCCCGCAGATGACCGACGGCGTAGAGTTGGACAAAAGCAACATCCTGTTGATGGGCCCCACGGGCTCGGGCAAGACCTTGCTGGCCAAAACCCTGGCTCGGATCTTGAAAGTTCCCTTTGCCATCGCCGACGCCACCACCCTGACCGAAGCCGGATACGTGGGCGAGGACGTGGAAAACATTCTGGTGCAGCTGCTCCAGAACGCGGACTTCGACATCGAAACGGCCTCCAAGGGGATCATCTACATCGACGAGATCGACAAGGTCTCCCGCCGCTCCGACAGTCCCTCCATCACCCGGGACGTCTCCGGCGAAGGTGTCCAGCAGGCCCTGCTGAAGATCATCGAGGGCACGGAGGCCAACATCCCCCCAAAGGGCGGACGCAAGCATCCTCAGCAGGAATACATCCGGATGAACACCTCCAACATCCTGTTCATCGTTGGCGGGGCGTTCATCGGTCTGGAACGGATCATTCAGCAACGCACCCAATCCAAGTGCATGGGCTTCGGAGCCGCCCTGACGTCGCCCAATAACGAGGATGCCTGCTCCTTCCTGGACCAAGTCCAGCCCATGGATCTGATCAAGTTCGGCTTTATCCCCGAACTGGTGGGACGGCTGCCCATTCTTGCCTCGCTCAAGGACCTGACGGAGGACGACCTGGTCCGCATCCTGACCGAGCCGAAGAACGCCCTGATCAAGCAATACCAAAAATTGTTCGAGATGGAGAACGTCCGCTTGCGCTTTACCCAGGACTCCCTGCGGGGCATCGCCCGCCAGGCCATTGAGCGCAAGACCGGGGCCCGAGGGCTGCGCAACGTGCTGGAGACCAT contains the following coding sequences:
- the tig gene encoding trigger factor produces the protein MQHEVLEPTPVKRTVKIVTPPEEVNSALAVAIALYRKDAVIKGFRKGKVPSSVIEGMFKKKIYEEATNDLINCHINEVINEMQVKPLSRIDVDAGELVRDQPFEYTISFEVAPEFELPSYEGVAVEEEKAQASEHDTQLVVDRIRRNMAEIVPLEEDRPAQDGDVVVVDFYASLDGRTLDDFKAENFQLELGQGQALPEFEALIQGIRPGQGTESDISFPEDFLNDALAGKTVTMNVKLQEIKQKKLPEVDAELAKKAGNFDSVEQLREAIEKSYVESRKRVNKAAAQKKILDDLTSQVDFALPESMVTEHIDRMVEEMQHRLERMGKRIEALGKPMEEIREQFRSKAEDLVKSQLFLLAVATKENLRVSPMEIDAFFRDMAQQTGQDAQGLKHFHEQNNLMPAVSDRILADKAIELIYSKARITEVDPQRAEESDSENAESQTEAMS
- the clpP gene encoding ATP-dependent Clp endopeptidase proteolytic subunit ClpP, with protein sequence MGVPIVIETTGRTERAYDLYSRLLKDRILILGTAIDDYVANLVCSQLLFLESENPEKEINMYINSPGGSVTAGLAIYDTMQYISSPVATLCLGQAASMGALLLTAGAKGMRYALPNSRILIHQPMGGFQGQATDIDIQAREIIRLKEKLSEILASHTGADLAKVRHDTERDYFMSAQEAVDYGLIDKILSSRSQLKSS
- the clpX gene encoding ATP-dependent Clp protease ATP-binding subunit ClpX, which encodes MAKKKSNQPHLGCSFCGKSQDQVRRLIAGPDVYICDECVILCEEIINQDDMETELQDGRLLTPEELHRKLDEFVIGQQQAKKILSVAVHNHYKRVFYAPQMTDGVELDKSNILLMGPTGSGKTLLAKTLARILKVPFAIADATTLTEAGYVGEDVENILVQLLQNADFDIETASKGIIYIDEIDKVSRRSDSPSITRDVSGEGVQQALLKIIEGTEANIPPKGGRKHPQQEYIRMNTSNILFIVGGAFIGLERIIQQRTQSKCMGFGAALTSPNNEDACSFLDQVQPMDLIKFGFIPELVGRLPILASLKDLTEDDLVRILTEPKNALIKQYQKLFEMENVRLRFTQDSLRGIARQAIERKTGARGLRNVLETIMLNISYRLPSLTGVKECVVNQSVVENESEPLLIYEQEVKTA